A region from the Variovorax sp. RKNM96 genome encodes:
- the paaE gene encoding 1,2-phenylacetyl-CoA epoxidase subunit PaaE — MSTLFHPLRVKAIESDTHEAVIVSFEVPADLQEVFGFTQGQYLTLRHDIDGQDLRRSYSICAGLDDGELRVGVRKVRGGVFSNWINANLQPGDTLQVMAPQGRFFVPIEPASARHHVGIAGGSGITPILSIMKTVLAREPASRFTLIYGNRQLQSTMFKEEIEDLKNRYMTRLVLLHVFSDEHTDSPLGFGVMNREKIGEFLQSVVPAKRIDHVYVCGPFQMNDEAEAALLAAGVPEDRIHIERFGVALPSATQVGAVVHEPQPGDAKQARITIVRDGLQREITFTEGQPSILDAASAAGLEVPFSCTSGVCGTCRAKCVDGEVRMERNFALDKNEVAAGFVLTCQAHPLTERVTLSFDER; from the coding sequence ATGAGTACCCTTTTCCACCCCCTGCGCGTGAAGGCCATAGAGTCCGACACGCACGAGGCCGTCATCGTCTCGTTCGAGGTGCCGGCCGACCTGCAGGAAGTCTTCGGCTTCACGCAGGGCCAGTACCTCACCTTGCGCCACGACATCGACGGCCAGGACCTGCGCCGCTCCTATTCGATCTGCGCGGGCCTGGACGACGGCGAGCTGCGCGTCGGCGTGCGCAAGGTGCGCGGCGGCGTGTTCTCCAACTGGATCAACGCGAACCTGCAGCCCGGCGACACGCTGCAGGTGATGGCGCCGCAAGGCCGCTTCTTCGTGCCGATCGAGCCGGCGTCGGCCCGGCACCACGTCGGCATCGCGGGCGGCAGCGGCATCACGCCGATCCTCTCGATCATGAAGACGGTGCTGGCGCGCGAACCCGCGAGCCGCTTCACGCTGATCTACGGCAACCGGCAGCTGCAGTCCACGATGTTCAAGGAGGAAATCGAGGACCTGAAGAACCGCTACATGACGCGCCTCGTGCTGCTGCACGTGTTCTCCGACGAGCACACCGATTCGCCGCTGGGCTTCGGCGTGATGAACCGCGAGAAGATCGGCGAGTTCCTGCAGTCGGTGGTGCCGGCCAAACGCATCGACCACGTCTATGTCTGCGGCCCGTTCCAGATGAACGACGAGGCCGAGGCCGCGCTGCTCGCGGCCGGCGTGCCCGAGGACCGCATCCACATCGAGCGCTTCGGCGTGGCGCTGCCCTCGGCCACGCAGGTCGGCGCCGTGGTGCACGAGCCGCAGCCGGGCGATGCCAAGCAGGCGCGCATCACCATCGTGCGCGATGGCCTGCAGCGCGAGATCACGTTTACCGAAGGCCAGCCGAGCATCCTCGATGCCGCATCGGCCGCGGGCCTCGAAGTGCCGTTCTCATGCACCTCCGGCGTGTGCGGCACCTGCCGCGCCAAGTGCGTGGACGGGGAAGTCCGCATGGAAAGAAACTTCGCGCTCGACAAGAATGAAGTGGCCGCAGGCTTCGTGCTGACCTGCCAGGCCCACCCCCTCACCGAACGTGTCACCTTGTCCTTCGACGAGCGTTGA
- a CDS encoding glucose 1-dehydrogenase produces MFDLTGKVALVTGGNGGIGLGMAEGLAKAGARVIVAARNAEKSAAAVEALKALGSDSFALEVDVADEASVQKAIDEAVARCGRLDILLNNAGTTVRKPVDQLSLDEWHKVMNTNLTSAFLCSRAAHPHLKKAGGGKIINIGSMMSIFGAPYAPAYAASKAGIVQLTKSTALSWAADNIQVNAILPGWFETELTDGARSQIPGLYDRVVARAAAGRWGQPADIAGTAVFLASPASDYVTGTAIPVDGGFSISG; encoded by the coding sequence ATGTTCGATCTCACGGGAAAAGTAGCGCTCGTCACCGGCGGCAACGGCGGCATCGGCCTCGGCATGGCCGAGGGCCTCGCGAAGGCCGGCGCGCGCGTCATCGTCGCGGCGCGCAATGCAGAGAAGTCGGCGGCCGCAGTGGAAGCACTCAAGGCCCTCGGCAGCGACAGCTTCGCGCTCGAAGTCGACGTGGCCGATGAAGCATCGGTGCAGAAGGCCATCGACGAAGCCGTCGCGCGCTGCGGCCGGCTCGACATCCTCTTGAACAACGCCGGCACCACGGTGCGCAAGCCCGTCGACCAGCTCTCGCTGGACGAGTGGCACAAGGTGATGAACACCAACCTCACGAGCGCATTCCTCTGCAGCCGCGCCGCGCACCCGCATCTGAAGAAGGCGGGCGGCGGCAAGATCATCAACATCGGCTCGATGATGTCGATCTTCGGCGCGCCCTATGCGCCGGCCTATGCCGCGAGCAAGGCGGGCATCGTGCAGCTGACCAAATCGACCGCGCTCTCGTGGGCAGCCGACAACATCCAGGTCAACGCGATCCTGCCCGGCTGGTTCGAGACCGAACTCACCGACGGCGCACGCAGCCAGATCCCGGGCCTTTACGACCGCGTGGTGGCCCGCGCCGCCGCCGGCCGCTGGGGCCAGCCGGCCGACATCGCCGGCACCGCGGTGTTTCTCGCGAGCCCTGCGTCCGACTATGTGACCGGCACGGCCATCCCCGTCGACGGCGGCTTCTCCATTTCTGGCTGA
- a CDS encoding ABC transporter ATP-binding protein, giving the protein MTAPLLQLESFCVAYRTVEAVHSVRLYVNEGEIVTVIGPNGAGKTTLLCAAMGLLPSTGALTLSGERIARPGVETMVARGVALVPERRELFGEMSVEDNLLLGGFYQWRKGKRDQRARMEEVFEIFPRLRERKPQMASTLSGGERQMLAIGRALMARPRLLMLDEPSLGLAPLVVREVLRVVSQLRSHGVSVLLVEQNARAALQVADRAYVLEMGAVALEGNARELLHDQRIIDTYLGIGNRNAEPAVA; this is encoded by the coding sequence ATGACCGCTCCCCTCCTCCAACTCGAAAGCTTCTGCGTCGCCTACCGCACCGTGGAAGCGGTGCACAGCGTGCGCCTGTATGTGAACGAAGGCGAGATCGTCACCGTCATCGGCCCCAACGGCGCGGGCAAGACCACGCTGCTGTGCGCGGCGATGGGCCTCCTGCCTTCCACCGGCGCACTCACGCTCTCGGGCGAGCGCATCGCGCGCCCCGGCGTCGAGACCATGGTCGCGCGCGGCGTGGCGCTGGTGCCCGAGCGGCGCGAGCTGTTCGGCGAGATGTCGGTCGAAGACAACCTGCTGCTCGGCGGCTTCTACCAGTGGCGCAAGGGCAAGCGCGACCAGCGCGCACGCATGGAGGAAGTGTTCGAGATCTTCCCGCGCCTGCGCGAGCGCAAGCCCCAGATGGCCTCGACGCTCTCGGGCGGCGAACGCCAGATGCTCGCCATCGGCCGTGCACTGATGGCGCGGCCGCGCCTCCTGATGCTCGACGAACCCTCGCTCGGCCTTGCGCCTCTGGTCGTGCGCGAAGTGCTGCGCGTGGTCTCGCAACTGCGAAGCCATGGCGTCTCGGTGCTGCTCGTGGAGCAGAACGCGCGCGCCGCGCTGCAGGTGGCCGACCGTGCCTACGTGCTGGAGATGGGCGCCGTGGCGCTCGAAGGCAACGCACGCGAGCTGCTGCACGACCAGCGAATCATCGACACCTACCTGGGCATCGGCAACCGCAACGCGGAACCCGCCGTCGCCTGA
- the paaD gene encoding 1,2-phenylacetyl-CoA epoxidase subunit PaaD, protein MNAVASRVDAAWAVLHTVLDPEVPAVSVCDLGIVREVIEHDDGLEIVLTPTYSGCPATEAIEHDVLAAIEEAGLGRARATLRRAPAWSSDWISDEGRAKLKAYGIAPPAHLTPEVAANTAMPIKLFGRIAGERIACPRCASERTERLSAFGSTACKALYRCMACREPFEHFKPI, encoded by the coding sequence ATGAACGCAGTGGCGTCGCGCGTCGATGCGGCGTGGGCCGTGCTGCACACGGTGCTCGACCCCGAGGTGCCGGCCGTGTCGGTCTGCGACCTGGGCATCGTGCGCGAGGTGATCGAGCATGACGACGGCCTCGAAATCGTGCTCACGCCGACCTACTCCGGCTGCCCCGCGACCGAAGCCATCGAGCACGACGTGCTGGCCGCCATCGAAGAGGCAGGCCTCGGCCGCGCACGCGCCACGCTGCGCCGCGCGCCCGCATGGAGCAGCGACTGGATCAGCGACGAAGGCCGCGCGAAGCTCAAGGCCTACGGCATCGCGCCGCCTGCGCATCTCACGCCCGAAGTCGCGGCCAACACCGCGATGCCGATCAAGCTCTTCGGCCGCATCGCCGGCGAACGCATCGCCTGCCCGCGCTGCGCAAGCGAGCGCACCGAACGCCTGTCCGCTTTCGGCTCCACCGCCTGCAAAGCGCTCTATCGCTGCATGGCGTGCCGCGAACCCTTCGAACATTTCAAGCCGATCTAA
- a CDS encoding branched-chain amino acid ABC transporter permease, producing MDLQIALLLGQDGIVNGAVYGLMALALVLVFSVTRVIFIPQGEFVAFGALSMAMLQAGRVPATLWLLLALAVMVLIVEFWRWKRGAVVDWASALAWCVVLPLAAAALVLLLKPTSMAGQTLTTLILIMPLGPLLYRLAYRPLADANVLMLLIVSVALHGVLVGLGLLFFGAEGSRTTAFSDARFDIGGIPVSGQSLVVVGVTLLLVIAMFLFFGRSMVGKALRATAINRVGARLSGIPTELSGDLSFALAALIGAVSGLLIAPITTVYYDTGFLIGLKGFVAAIVGGLASYPLALVGALLVGQLEAFASFWASPFKEVLVFTLIIPVLWWRSLRSHHVEDEE from the coding sequence ATGGATTTGCAGATCGCCCTGTTGTTGGGGCAGGACGGCATCGTGAACGGTGCCGTCTATGGATTGATGGCGCTCGCCCTCGTGCTGGTGTTCTCGGTCACGCGCGTCATCTTCATTCCCCAGGGCGAGTTCGTCGCCTTCGGGGCCCTCTCGATGGCGATGCTGCAGGCCGGCCGCGTGCCGGCCACGCTGTGGCTGCTGCTCGCCCTCGCGGTGATGGTGCTGATCGTCGAGTTCTGGCGCTGGAAGCGCGGCGCGGTGGTCGACTGGGCCTCGGCGCTCGCCTGGTGCGTGGTGCTGCCGCTGGCCGCCGCCGCGCTGGTGCTGCTGCTCAAGCCCACCTCGATGGCGGGTCAGACACTCACCACGCTCATCCTCATCATGCCGCTCGGCCCGTTGCTCTACCGCCTGGCCTACCGGCCGCTGGCGGATGCCAACGTGCTGATGCTGCTGATCGTCTCGGTCGCGCTGCATGGCGTGCTCGTCGGCCTCGGCCTGCTGTTCTTCGGCGCCGAAGGTTCGCGCACCACGGCGTTCTCCGATGCGCGCTTCGACATCGGCGGCATTCCGGTCAGCGGGCAATCGCTGGTCGTCGTCGGCGTCACGCTGCTGCTGGTGATCGCGATGTTCCTGTTCTTCGGGCGCTCGATGGTCGGCAAGGCATTGCGCGCGACCGCCATCAACCGCGTCGGCGCACGGCTCTCGGGCATTCCGACCGAGCTCTCGGGTGACCTGAGCTTCGCGCTCGCTGCGCTCATCGGTGCGGTATCGGGTTTGCTGATTGCACCCATCACCACCGTGTACTACGACACCGGCTTCCTGATCGGCCTCAAGGGCTTCGTCGCGGCCATCGTCGGCGGGCTCGCGAGCTATCCGCTGGCGCTCGTCGGCGCGCTGCTGGTCGGCCAGCTCGAAGCCTTCGCCTCTTTCTGGGCCAGCCCGTTCAAGGAAGTGCTGGTCTTCACTTTGATCATTCCCGTGCTGTGGTGGCGTTCGCTGCGCAGCCATCATGTGGAGGACGAGGAATGA
- a CDS encoding branched-chain amino acid ABC transporter ATP-binding protein/permease, translating to MSPSSNPVAVNSPPAGKPLVTPRQLTLVFVVALALAWGFLPEFTVSVLSNIGLYALVAAGLVMLTGVGGMTSFGQAAFVGMGAYATAWICTSPTAAAWMGGAVSPALLPWAGLLLGLVFTFALAWALGAVTLKLQGHYLPLCTIAWGLSLYYLFGNMEFLGGQTGITGVPPLVVAGVSLATPRALGVVIWAVLLLALWAMHNLLDSREGRAIRALKGGRLMAESMGVDTARHRIKLFVLAALLAAVSGWLYAHLQRFVNPTPFNLNIGIELLFMAVVGGAGHLWGAVLGAALITLLKEKLQDVLPALLGTSGNFEVIVFGLLMLFVLQRFADGLWPTVSRLASRWVRDDARKVAPALVHPSTLQLVQRKLPASGELLLEASDVSKRFGGLVANNAISMTLKAGEIHALIGPNGAGKSTFFNMISGVDDPTSGVVRLSGQSMATKPSRAFAALGLGRTFQHVRLLGQRSVVENVALGAHLRAKRGWLAAMLRLDRAEEAALMAEARRQIERCGLGAHADTPAASLSLGQQRVVEIARALAGQPSVLLLDEPAAGLRHLEKRALSVLLSQLRAEGLGILVVEHDMEFVMNLADRITVLEFGTVIATGTPAEVQANPRVLEAYLGGADDELLEDAR from the coding sequence ATGAGCCCGTCTTCGAATCCCGTTGCCGTGAATTCGCCGCCCGCCGGCAAGCCGCTGGTCACGCCGCGCCAGCTCACCCTGGTCTTCGTCGTCGCGCTCGCGCTGGCCTGGGGCTTCCTGCCCGAGTTCACCGTGTCCGTGCTGAGCAACATCGGGCTCTATGCGCTGGTCGCTGCGGGCCTCGTGATGCTCACCGGCGTGGGCGGCATGACCTCCTTCGGCCAGGCCGCGTTCGTCGGCATGGGCGCGTATGCCACCGCATGGATCTGCACCTCGCCCACGGCGGCCGCCTGGATGGGCGGCGCCGTGAGCCCCGCGCTGCTGCCGTGGGCCGGCCTGCTGCTGGGCCTGGTCTTCACCTTCGCGCTCGCCTGGGCGCTGGGCGCGGTCACGCTCAAGCTGCAGGGCCACTACCTGCCGCTGTGCACCATCGCGTGGGGCCTGAGCCTCTACTACCTGTTCGGCAACATGGAGTTCCTAGGCGGGCAGACTGGCATCACGGGGGTGCCGCCACTGGTGGTTGCGGGCGTGTCGCTCGCCACGCCGCGTGCGCTGGGCGTGGTGATCTGGGCCGTGCTGCTGCTTGCGCTGTGGGCGATGCACAACCTGCTCGATTCGCGCGAAGGCCGCGCCATCCGCGCGCTCAAGGGCGGGCGGTTGATGGCCGAGTCGATGGGCGTGGACACCGCACGCCACCGCATCAAGCTCTTCGTGCTGGCCGCGCTGCTCGCGGCGGTGTCTGGCTGGCTCTACGCGCACCTGCAGCGCTTCGTGAACCCGACGCCCTTCAACCTGAACATCGGCATCGAGCTGCTGTTCATGGCGGTGGTCGGCGGCGCGGGGCACCTGTGGGGCGCGGTGCTCGGCGCGGCGCTGATCACGTTGCTGAAGGAAAAGCTGCAGGACGTGCTGCCCGCGCTGCTGGGCACCAGCGGCAACTTCGAGGTGATCGTGTTCGGTTTGCTGATGCTCTTCGTGTTGCAGCGCTTTGCGGACGGGCTCTGGCCCACGGTCTCGCGCCTTGCGAGCCGCTGGGTGCGAGACGACGCGCGCAAGGTAGCGCCTGCCTTGGTACACCCTTCCACGCTGCAACTCGTGCAGCGCAAGCTGCCCGCATCGGGCGAACTGCTGCTCGAAGCCAGCGACGTGAGCAAGCGTTTCGGCGGCCTCGTCGCCAACAACGCGATCTCGATGACGCTGAAGGCTGGCGAGATCCACGCGCTGATCGGCCCGAACGGGGCAGGAAAGAGCACCTTCTTCAACATGATCTCGGGCGTGGACGATCCGACCTCGGGCGTGGTGCGGCTCTCCGGCCAGTCGATGGCGACGAAGCCTTCGCGCGCCTTCGCCGCGCTGGGCCTGGGCCGCACCTTCCAGCATGTGCGCCTGCTCGGCCAGCGCAGCGTGGTCGAGAACGTGGCGCTCGGCGCCCACCTGCGTGCCAAGCGCGGCTGGCTCGCCGCGATGCTGCGGCTGGACCGCGCCGAAGAAGCCGCGCTGATGGCCGAAGCCCGCCGCCAGATCGAACGCTGCGGCCTCGGCGCGCACGCCGACACGCCGGCCGCATCGCTCTCGCTCGGCCAGCAGCGCGTGGTGGAAATCGCGCGCGCGCTCGCGGGCCAGCCTTCCGTGCTGCTGCTCGACGAACCCGCCGCGGGCCTGCGCCACCTGGAAAAGCGCGCGCTCTCCGTGCTGCTGAGCCAGCTGCGCGCCGAGGGCCTGGGCATCCTGGTGGTGGAACACGACATGGAATTCGTGATGAACCTGGCCGACCGCATCACGGTGCTGGAGTTCGGCACCGTCATCGCCACCGGCACGCCCGCTGAAGTGCAGGCCAACCCGCGCGTGCTGGAGGCCTACCTCGGCGGCGCCGACGACGAACTGCTGGAAGACGCACGATGA
- the paaZ gene encoding phenylacetic acid degradation bifunctional protein PaaZ, translating to MTTLQSYIAGRWIGKESAQQLRSAINGKPVASTHAEAIDFAEALQYARRTGIPALMKLDFQQRAERLRALAKYLAANKETLYAISAHTGATRADSWIDIEGGAGTLSAYAGIGSNELPSGNLVHEGPAFPLGKKGGFAGTHILVPRGGVAVHINAFNFPVWGLLEKFAPSFLAGMPCIGKPASATSYLTEAAVRLIVQSGILPEGSLQLVIGGTGDLLDRLEGPDVVTFTGSADTAAKLRVHPNIVRQSIPFNAEADSLNCAILAPDVTPDDEEFDLFVKEVAREMTTKAGQKCTAIRRAIVPRQHLDAVAERLRARLAKTVIGDPSREEVRMGALASHAQQADVAERVATLLQGAELVYGERDGFSPVGDGVSEGAFFAPTLLLSRKPLEHDAAHDVEAFGPVSTLMPYDGIDEALALAARGRGSLVGTLVTRDPAVAAKAIPVAAAWHGRLLVLDREAAVESTGHGSPLPQLKHGGPGRAGGGEELGGLRAVKHYLQRAAVQGSPTMLAAITGEHVRGAAVRESDVHPFRSYFEDLRIGDSLLTHRRTVGEADIVAFGGISGDYFYMHFDEVAAKESPFGKRIAHGYFVLSAAAGLFVSPAPGPVLANYGLDTLRFVKPVGIGDTIRARLTCKRKIDRNKKDASGQGQGVVAWDVEVTNQDGDVVASYDILTLVSKKPETT from the coding sequence ATGACCACCCTTCAAAGCTACATCGCCGGCCGCTGGATCGGCAAGGAAAGCGCGCAGCAATTGCGCAGCGCCATCAACGGCAAACCCGTCGCGAGCACGCACGCCGAAGCGATCGACTTCGCCGAAGCGCTGCAGTACGCGCGCCGCACCGGCATCCCCGCGCTCATGAAGCTCGACTTCCAGCAGCGCGCCGAACGCCTGAGGGCGCTGGCCAAGTACCTCGCCGCGAACAAGGAAACGCTCTACGCGATCTCGGCCCACACCGGCGCCACGCGCGCCGACAGCTGGATCGACATCGAAGGCGGCGCCGGCACGCTGAGCGCCTATGCCGGCATCGGCTCCAACGAGCTGCCCTCGGGCAACCTCGTGCACGAAGGCCCGGCCTTCCCGCTCGGCAAGAAGGGCGGCTTTGCGGGCACGCACATCCTGGTGCCGCGCGGCGGCGTGGCGGTGCATATCAACGCATTCAACTTTCCGGTGTGGGGGCTGCTCGAGAAGTTCGCGCCCAGCTTCCTCGCGGGCATGCCGTGCATCGGCAAGCCGGCCTCGGCCACCAGCTACCTCACCGAGGCTGCGGTGCGGCTCATCGTGCAGTCGGGCATCCTGCCCGAGGGCAGCCTGCAGCTGGTGATCGGCGGCACGGGCGACCTGCTCGACCGGCTCGAAGGGCCGGACGTGGTCACCTTCACCGGCTCGGCCGACACCGCGGCCAAGCTGCGCGTGCATCCGAACATCGTGCGCCAGTCGATCCCGTTCAACGCCGAGGCCGACTCGCTCAACTGCGCGATCCTCGCGCCCGACGTGACGCCCGACGACGAGGAGTTCGATCTCTTCGTGAAGGAAGTGGCGCGCGAGATGACCACCAAGGCCGGGCAGAAGTGCACCGCGATCCGCCGCGCGATCGTGCCGCGCCAGCACCTCGATGCGGTGGCCGAGCGCCTGCGTGCGCGCCTGGCCAAGACCGTCATCGGCGACCCGTCGCGCGAAGAGGTGCGCATGGGCGCCCTCGCCTCGCATGCGCAGCAGGCCGACGTGGCCGAGCGCGTGGCCACGCTGCTGCAGGGCGCCGAGCTGGTCTACGGCGAACGCGACGGCTTCTCGCCCGTGGGCGACGGCGTGAGCGAAGGCGCCTTCTTCGCGCCCACGCTGCTGCTGAGCCGCAAGCCCCTCGAACACGATGCCGCGCACGACGTCGAGGCCTTCGGCCCCGTCAGCACGCTGATGCCGTATGACGGCATCGACGAAGCGCTGGCCCTGGCCGCACGCGGCCGCGGCAGCCTCGTCGGCACGCTGGTCACGCGCGACCCGGCCGTCGCGGCCAAGGCCATTCCAGTCGCCGCCGCATGGCATGGCCGACTGCTGGTGCTCGACCGCGAGGCTGCTGTCGAATCGACCGGCCACGGCTCACCGCTGCCGCAACTCAAGCACGGCGGCCCCGGCCGCGCGGGCGGCGGCGAAGAGCTCGGCGGCCTGCGCGCCGTCAAGCACTACCTGCAGCGCGCCGCGGTGCAGGGCTCGCCCACCATGCTGGCCGCGATCACCGGCGAGCATGTGCGCGGCGCGGCCGTGCGCGAGAGCGACGTCCATCCGTTCCGCAGCTACTTCGAAGACCTGCGCATCGGCGACTCGCTGCTCACCCACCGCCGCACCGTCGGCGAGGCCGACATCGTGGCCTTCGGCGGCATCTCGGGCGACTATTTCTACATGCACTTCGACGAGGTCGCGGCGAAGGAGTCGCCCTTCGGCAAGCGCATCGCGCACGGCTACTTCGTGCTGTCGGCGGCCGCGGGCCTGTTCGTCTCGCCCGCACCGGGCCCGGTGCTCGCCAACTACGGCCTGGACACGCTGCGCTTCGTCAAGCCCGTGGGCATCGGCGACACCATCCGCGCGCGCCTGACATGCAAGCGCAAGATCGACCGCAACAAGAAGGACGCGAGCGGCCAGGGCCAGGGCGTGGTGGCCTGGGATGTCGAGGTGACGAACCAGGATGGCGACGTGGTCGCGAGCTACGATATCCTGACGCTCGTCTCCAAGAAACCAGAAACCACCTGA
- a CDS encoding isoprenylcysteine carboxylmethyltransferase family protein, giving the protein MLFWFQIFLFVAGTAALLYVSRGPLSQPGSHGFYRFFAWECMLVLIVVNLPVWHVDPFSATQILSCVFLALSIWLPIHAVRLLKAQGRPTDARNDDPALYGFEKTSSLVTSGAFRYIRHPMYTALMLLAWGAFLKQFTWLTLALVLAATLLLVLTALRDEKECLAHFGDTYRDYMRGTRRFIPFVV; this is encoded by the coding sequence ATGCTCTTCTGGTTCCAGATCTTCCTTTTCGTTGCCGGCACCGCCGCGCTGCTCTACGTGTCGCGCGGGCCGTTGAGCCAGCCCGGCTCGCACGGCTTCTATCGCTTCTTCGCATGGGAATGCATGCTGGTGCTGATCGTGGTGAACCTGCCGGTGTGGCATGTCGATCCGTTCTCGGCCACGCAGATCCTTTCCTGCGTGTTCCTGGCGCTGTCGATCTGGCTGCCGATCCACGCGGTGCGCCTGCTCAAGGCTCAGGGCAGGCCCACCGATGCGCGCAATGACGATCCCGCGCTCTACGGTTTCGAGAAGACCTCCTCGCTCGTGACCTCGGGCGCCTTCCGCTACATCCGCCACCCGATGTACACCGCACTGATGCTGCTGGCCTGGGGCGCATTTCTCAAGCAGTTCACCTGGCTCACGCTGGCGCTGGTGCTGGCGGCGACGCTGCTGCTGGTGCTGACGGCGCTGCGCGACGAGAAGGAATGCCTCGCGCATTTCGGCGATACCTACCGCGACTACATGCGCGGCACGCGGCGCTTCATTCCGTTCGTGGTGTGA
- a CDS encoding ABC transporter substrate-binding protein, with the protein MKFFFKPLLIAALCATAAAAWADVNVGVTISATGPAASLGIPEKNTIALMPKTIGGQKINYIVLDDASDTTAAVANTRKLIAENKVDIVLGSTTTPNSLAMIDVVSEAKVPMISIAASARIIEPMDAKKKWVFKTPQNDIMMSLAIAEHMAANGVKTVAYIGFSDAYGEGWSEEFAKAAALKKITVVANERFSRSDTSVTGQALKIMASKADAVLVGGSGTPAALPQKTLKERGYTGKMYQTHGVANADFLRVGGKDVEGTFLPAGPVLVADQLPAGNPVKKSALAYVSAYEAANGKGTVSTFGAHAWDAGLVMSSAIPVALKKAQPGTPEFRAALRDALEQVKEVSGAHGVFSMTETDHLGLDQRARVMVKIENGAWKYQP; encoded by the coding sequence ATGAAATTCTTCTTCAAGCCCCTTCTGATCGCCGCGCTGTGCGCCACCGCCGCCGCGGCGTGGGCCGACGTCAATGTCGGCGTGACGATCTCGGCCACCGGCCCGGCCGCCTCGCTCGGCATTCCCGAGAAGAACACCATCGCGCTGATGCCCAAGACCATCGGCGGCCAGAAGATCAACTACATCGTGCTGGACGATGCCTCCGACACCACCGCGGCCGTGGCCAACACCCGCAAGCTGATCGCCGAGAACAAGGTCGACATCGTGCTGGGCTCCACCACCACGCCCAACTCGCTCGCCATGATCGACGTGGTGAGCGAAGCCAAGGTGCCGATGATCTCGATCGCCGCCTCGGCCCGCATCATCGAGCCGATGGACGCCAAGAAGAAGTGGGTCTTCAAGACGCCGCAGAACGACATCATGATGTCGCTCGCCATCGCCGAGCACATGGCCGCCAACGGCGTGAAGACCGTCGCCTACATCGGCTTCTCCGACGCCTACGGCGAAGGCTGGTCGGAAGAGTTCGCCAAGGCCGCTGCGCTCAAGAAGATCACCGTGGTCGCCAACGAGCGCTTCTCGCGCAGCGACACCTCGGTGACCGGCCAGGCGCTGAAGATCATGGCCTCCAAGGCCGATGCGGTGCTGGTCGGGGGCTCGGGCACGCCGGCCGCGCTGCCGCAGAAGACGCTCAAGGAGCGCGGCTACACCGGCAAGATGTACCAGACGCACGGCGTGGCGAACGCCGACTTCCTGCGCGTGGGCGGCAAGGATGTGGAAGGCACCTTCCTGCCCGCCGGCCCCGTGCTCGTGGCCGACCAGTTGCCGGCCGGCAACCCGGTGAAGAAGTCCGCGCTGGCCTACGTGTCGGCGTATGAAGCAGCCAACGGCAAGGGCACCGTGTCGACCTTCGGCGCGCATGCATGGGATGCCGGCCTGGTGATGTCCTCGGCCATTCCGGTCGCGCTGAAGAAGGCGCAACCGGGCACGCCGGAGTTCCGCGCGGCCCTGCGCGATGCGCTGGAGCAGGTCAAGGAAGTGTCGGGCGCGCATGGCGTATTCAGCATGACGGAGACGGACCACCTGGGTCTGGACCAACGCGCCCGCGTGATGGTCAAGATCGAAAACGGCGCCTGGAAGTACCAGCCCTGA
- a CDS encoding CPBP family intramembrane glutamic endopeptidase: protein MSSPKRTAFPSAVQAVLLFVALFLCELVVGAALKDANGWLGLNGMQLGVLSTVLGNGCVFAVVMHYQQLTYRQLFHQSPISAQATLVLVVPPVLLLVPALMVTVMAALNLLTYVAPLSPWEESLFSRMADGSIAATLAVCVVAPLLEEMLFRGIVLRGFLKRYARWHAIVGSAVLFGAAHLNIYQFLVGLVLGTVLGWLYERTRSLIPCVALHAAYNTGTMFVGDWPTDASRADTAWTVLLVVVAAVVGSLALRRMLVTPKAGRRRL from the coding sequence ATGTCCTCTCCGAAACGCACGGCCTTTCCCTCCGCCGTGCAGGCCGTCCTGCTGTTCGTGGCGCTGTTTCTCTGCGAACTCGTCGTCGGCGCCGCGCTGAAGGATGCGAATGGCTGGCTCGGCCTGAACGGCATGCAGCTCGGCGTGCTTTCCACGGTGCTGGGCAACGGCTGCGTGTTCGCGGTGGTCATGCACTACCAGCAGCTCACCTACCGCCAGCTCTTCCACCAGTCGCCCATTTCCGCCCAGGCCACGCTGGTGCTGGTCGTGCCGCCGGTGCTGCTGCTCGTGCCCGCGCTGATGGTGACGGTGATGGCCGCGCTCAACCTGCTGACGTACGTCGCGCCGCTTTCGCCCTGGGAAGAATCGCTGTTCAGCCGCATGGCCGACGGCAGCATCGCCGCCACGCTGGCGGTGTGCGTCGTGGCGCCGCTGCTCGAGGAAATGCTGTTTCGCGGCATCGTGCTGCGCGGCTTTTTGAAGCGCTATGCACGGTGGCACGCGATCGTCGGCTCGGCGGTGCTGTTCGGGGCCGCACACCTGAACATCTACCAGTTCCTCGTCGGGCTGGTGCTGGGCACTGTTCTCGGCTGGCTCTATGAGCGCACCCGCTCGCTCATTCCGTGCGTCGCGCTGCATGCGGCCTACAACACCGGCACGATGTTCGTCGGCGACTGGCCCACGGATGCGTCGAGGGCGGACACGGCGTGGACCGTGCTGCTGGTCGTGGTGGCCGCCGTCGTGGGCTCGCTGGCCCTGCGGCGCATGCTGGTGACGCCGAAGGCGGGCAGGCGCAGGCTCTGA